Proteins encoded in a region of the Streptomyces sp. NBC_00310 genome:
- a CDS encoding universal stress protein codes for MEVPLVVGIDGSEASLEAVDWAADEALRHELPLHLLHAAAAEQAAPDPVAVASERARKSAPAVRLSSEVLSEDAASALVVSGRNAFALVLGSRGLGDLAGLLLGSVSLAVAAHADCPVIVVRGGAEHRNGRFGRVVVGVEDGEGSGTAVRFAFREAHARRCRLVAVHAWSVPVGNPGPPGLSGYALRALDRAPAQVLADALGDSARRYRDVPVSSEVVEGPARQALLDAASDADLLVVGARRRHGHVGLQLGLVNHAVLHHAPCPVAVVPQI; via the coding sequence GTGGAGGTTCCCCTGGTGGTCGGCATCGACGGGTCGGAGGCGAGCCTTGAGGCGGTGGACTGGGCCGCCGACGAGGCACTCCGGCACGAGCTGCCGCTCCATCTCCTGCACGCGGCCGCGGCGGAGCAGGCGGCGCCCGACCCGGTCGCCGTCGCCTCGGAGCGAGCGAGGAAGAGTGCCCCCGCGGTACGGCTGTCGAGCGAGGTCCTGTCCGAGGACGCGGCGTCCGCCCTGGTGGTCAGCGGGCGCAACGCCTTCGCGCTGGTACTCGGCTCCAGAGGGCTCGGGGACCTCGCCGGGCTGCTGCTGGGTTCGGTCAGCCTGGCTGTGGCCGCCCATGCCGACTGCCCGGTCATCGTGGTGCGCGGCGGGGCGGAGCACCGGAACGGCCGGTTCGGGAGGGTTGTTGTCGGCGTCGAGGACGGGGAGGGCAGTGGCACCGCCGTGCGGTTCGCGTTCCGCGAGGCCCACGCACGGCGCTGTCGGCTCGTGGCGGTGCACGCCTGGAGTGTCCCGGTCGGAAACCCCGGGCCGCCGGGCCTGTCCGGATACGCCCTCCGCGCCCTCGACCGCGCGCCTGCGCAGGTGCTGGCCGACGCACTGGGCGATTCCGCGCGGCGGTACAGGGACGTTCCGGTGAGCAGCGAGGTGGTCGAGGGCCCGGCCCGGCAGGCGCTCCTGGACGCGGCGTCCGACGCCGATCTGCTCGTCGTCGGCGCCCGCAGGCGACACGGGCACGTCGGCTTGCAGCTGGGCCTGGTCAACCACGCCGTGCTGCATCACGCCCCGTGCCCTGTCGCGGTCGTTCCGCAGATCTGA
- a CDS encoding SDR family NAD(P)-dependent oxidoreductase, whose product MTERSDRSIAGKVALVTGGGRGLGAATARSLTAAGARVFVIDLHRPAAGEAIDERVTHLVGDVTDLGDMTRAVETVVRDAGRLDIVIANAGVLGRGVTLRASSASVVDRLFDVNVGGALNTVRAGLPGLIENRGRLVLISSVFAFVNGAGAIPYAMSKAAVEQLGRGLRVELAAHGVSVTTAYFAVINTDMTRQGLDEDPVAQALLGTQPRFLRKRISPEQAAAAIVEGLCRRDVRVFRPRRWTVVSKVRGIIAPGMDSGLARDRTVQNILGHLDARAGEDFLTT is encoded by the coding sequence ATGACTGAGAGATCCGACCGGTCGATCGCCGGGAAGGTCGCCCTCGTGACGGGCGGCGGCCGGGGCCTGGGCGCGGCGACCGCGCGGTCCCTGACCGCCGCGGGTGCCCGGGTCTTCGTGATCGATCTGCACCGCCCGGCCGCGGGCGAGGCGATCGACGAGCGGGTCACCCACCTGGTCGGCGATGTGACCGACCTCGGCGACATGACCCGAGCGGTCGAGACCGTCGTCAGGGACGCCGGCCGCCTGGACATCGTGATCGCGAACGCGGGTGTACTCGGGCGGGGCGTGACCCTCCGGGCGTCATCGGCTTCGGTGGTCGACCGACTCTTCGACGTGAACGTCGGTGGTGCGCTCAACACGGTCCGTGCCGGCCTTCCGGGCCTCATCGAGAACCGTGGTCGGCTCGTACTGATCTCGTCGGTGTTCGCCTTCGTCAACGGGGCCGGCGCCATCCCGTACGCGATGAGCAAGGCAGCGGTCGAGCAGCTTGGCCGTGGACTGCGGGTCGAACTCGCCGCTCATGGTGTCAGCGTCACGACCGCGTACTTCGCGGTGATCAACACGGACATGACCCGGCAGGGCCTCGACGAGGATCCAGTGGCCCAGGCGCTGCTCGGCACCCAACCGAGGTTCCTGCGCAAGCGCATCAGCCCCGAGCAAGCGGCGGCAGCCATCGTCGAGGGCCTGTGTCGCCGGGACGTGCGGGTGTTTCGTCCGCGCAGATGGACGGTGGTCTCGAAGGTCCGCGGCATCATCGCACCCGGGATGGACTCCGGCCTGGCGCGGGATCGCACCGTCCAGAACATCCTCGGACACCTCGACGCGCGTGCGGGCGAGGACTTCCTGACCACCTGA
- a CDS encoding CBS domain-containing protein: protein MPETPHIVSDVMTQTVVAVGRDAPFKEIVRTMEQWRVSAMPVLEGEGRVIGVVSEADLLPKEEFREGDPSLYEQRGRLSDIAKAGALSAAELMSTPAVTVHPDATLAQAARIMAVRHVKRLPVVDDLGMLQGMVSRADLLKVFLRPDEDIEEEVRRTVVSYLFPAFSHAIHVNVHEGVVTLRGHIRDTSLISVAVRLVRAIEGVVDVDPRLTGESPAPGGPQDTG from the coding sequence GTGCCTGAGACCCCGCACATCGTGAGCGATGTGATGACCCAGACGGTCGTGGCCGTCGGACGCGACGCGCCCTTCAAGGAGATCGTGCGGACCATGGAGCAGTGGCGGGTCAGCGCCATGCCGGTCCTGGAAGGTGAAGGGCGCGTCATCGGCGTCGTCTCGGAGGCCGACCTGCTGCCCAAGGAGGAGTTCCGCGAGGGCGATCCGAGCCTCTACGAACAACGCGGGCGCCTGTCCGACATCGCCAAGGCCGGGGCCTTGTCGGCGGCGGAGCTCATGAGCACTCCCGCGGTCACCGTCCACCCCGACGCCACTCTGGCCCAGGCGGCCAGGATCATGGCCGTCCGGCACGTCAAGCGGCTGCCGGTGGTCGACGACCTGGGCATGCTCCAGGGCATGGTCAGCCGTGCCGATCTGCTGAAGGTCTTCCTGCGGCCGGACGAGGACATCGAGGAGGAGGTGCGACGCACCGTGGTGTCCTACCTCTTCCCGGCCTTCAGCCACGCCATCCACGTGAACGTCCACGAGGGCGTCGTCACCCTCCGTGGACACATCCGCGACACCTCGCTCATCTCGGTCGCCGTGCGCCTCGTGCGCGCCATCGAGGGAGTCGTGGACGTCGATCCCCGGCTCACCGGCGAGTCCCCCGCTCCGGGCGGCCCGCAGGACACGGGGTGA
- a CDS encoding Rv1733c family protein: MSAQDSPHASDPRRPDHEHLPRGANPLRHTTDRIEAWWSGFLLLVLVLGLPMASVSAGLAAYGSAMRAVQAQTAERHQVTARLTPDPDAARVSAADEKQKVRLSWTGEDGERRTGTAYVSQDEAERSTLRIWVDREGTVKAPPMSAGDAQATGWVMGGMTAVGVYVVLVAARKSMRLALDRSRYARWDTEWDLVEPQWSARFGR; this comes from the coding sequence ATGAGTGCACAGGACTCGCCGCACGCATCCGACCCCCGCCGGCCGGACCACGAGCACCTGCCCAGGGGCGCGAACCCGCTGCGGCATACGACCGACCGGATCGAAGCCTGGTGGTCCGGATTCCTGCTGCTCGTGCTCGTCCTCGGACTGCCGATGGCTTCGGTGAGCGCGGGGCTGGCGGCGTACGGGTCCGCGATGCGTGCCGTCCAGGCCCAGACCGCGGAGCGGCACCAGGTCACCGCCCGGCTGACCCCGGACCCCGACGCGGCACGGGTCAGCGCCGCGGACGAGAAGCAGAAGGTGCGGCTCAGCTGGACGGGCGAAGACGGCGAGCGGCGGACGGGAACAGCCTATGTGTCGCAGGACGAGGCCGAGCGCTCCACCCTGCGGATCTGGGTCGACCGGGAAGGAACCGTCAAGGCTCCGCCGATGTCCGCGGGCGACGCGCAGGCCACCGGCTGGGTGATGGGCGGCATGACGGCGGTCGGTGTGTACGTCGTCCTCGTCGCCGCGCGAAAGAGCATGCGTCTGGCGCTGGACCGCAGTCGGTACGCACGGTGGGACACCGAGTGGGACTTGGTGGAGCCCCAGTGGTCCGCACGGTTCGGAAGGTGA
- a CDS encoding alpha/beta fold hydrolase: protein MKTTKSMKWIHTPTRTIDVGGVPFAYRELGPTGGVPVVFLHHLMAVLDDWDPRIIDGIAARRRVIAFDNRGVGASGGSVPPDVADMGRDAVAFIRARGLEKVDLLGFSLGGGVAQMVALQAPELVRRIILAGTGPRGGGGIKEINKVAVRAYVKSALTLKDARTFLFFPRDAEGRRAAKDYLARLKERTQNRDEKISLQARRAQLKAIRAAGLHAPDDLSVITQPVFVANGDNDLMVASSNSADMARRIPNARLKIYPNSGHGGVFQHHREFVPEALEFLDD from the coding sequence ATGAAGACGACAAAGAGCATGAAGTGGATCCACACGCCCACGCGCACGATCGACGTCGGCGGGGTGCCGTTCGCCTACCGCGAACTCGGTCCGACCGGTGGTGTTCCGGTGGTGTTCCTGCACCACCTGATGGCCGTCCTCGACGACTGGGACCCGAGGATCATCGACGGCATCGCCGCCCGCCGCCGGGTGATCGCGTTCGACAACCGCGGGGTCGGCGCGTCGGGAGGATCCGTGCCGCCCGACGTCGCGGACATGGGCCGCGACGCCGTGGCCTTCATCCGTGCGAGGGGACTCGAGAAGGTCGACCTGCTCGGATTCTCGCTCGGCGGCGGAGTCGCACAGATGGTCGCCCTGCAGGCACCCGAGCTCGTGCGCCGGATCATCCTGGCCGGGACCGGTCCCCGCGGAGGCGGCGGCATCAAGGAGATCAACAAGGTCGCGGTCCGTGCGTACGTCAAGTCCGCGCTCACCCTGAAGGACGCCAGGACGTTCCTGTTCTTCCCGCGCGACGCCGAGGGCAGGCGGGCCGCGAAGGACTACCTCGCCCGGCTCAAGGAACGTACTCAGAATCGCGACGAGAAGATCTCCCTGCAGGCTCGACGCGCGCAGCTGAAGGCCATCCGCGCGGCCGGACTGCACGCACCCGACGACCTCTCGGTGATCACCCAGCCGGTCTTCGTCGCCAACGGTGACAACGACCTCATGGTCGCGAGCAGCAACTCGGCCGACATGGCCCGCCGGATCCCGAACGCCCGATTGAAGATCTACCCGAACTCCGGGCACGGCGGCGTGTTCCAGCACCACCGGGAGTTCGTCCCTGAGGCCCTGGAGTTCCTCGATGACTGA
- a CDS encoding pyridoxamine 5'-phosphate oxidase family protein has translation MRAQLGDQLVVESPATGVTRRDGEVVGLHHEDGTPPYDVRWSDTDEVTLVFPGPDAHIRHIEHRPGSAHEPSRPPTDRTGGQRRAGPGGTPPGRPPNPGDIGRRVATERTRRGLSREETARRARMAPEYLAYLEEQPADPTTASLINLADALGTSLAALRGGGVDLPPGQGEALLHPRLRDLDPDECRSLLSTHGVGRVAVTTSDGPAVVPVNYEVVDDAIAFRTAPGSVPAAAVGSEVAFEVDHVDEAMSQGWSVLVVGPARAVTDPDAVRELTDHAHTTPWAGGEREMWVSIRPTRVTGRRITPAEQ, from the coding sequence ATGCGAGCTCAACTCGGCGATCAACTCGTGGTCGAGAGCCCTGCCACCGGCGTCACCAGGCGCGACGGCGAGGTTGTCGGACTCCACCACGAGGATGGAACGCCTCCCTACGACGTGCGCTGGTCCGACACGGACGAGGTGACGCTCGTCTTCCCCGGGCCCGACGCGCACATCCGTCACATCGAGCACAGGCCCGGGAGCGCTCACGAGCCTTCCCGGCCCCCCACGGACCGGACGGGCGGGCAGCGTCGCGCAGGGCCCGGCGGGACCCCGCCGGGCCGGCCGCCCAATCCCGGTGACATCGGCCGCCGCGTCGCCACCGAACGCACCCGCCGAGGCCTGAGTCGGGAGGAGACGGCCCGCCGCGCCAGAATGGCACCGGAGTACCTGGCCTATCTCGAGGAACAGCCGGCCGACCCGACCACGGCCAGTCTCATCAACCTGGCCGACGCGCTGGGCACCAGCCTCGCCGCCCTGCGCGGGGGTGGCGTCGATCTGCCGCCCGGCCAGGGCGAGGCGCTGCTGCATCCCCGACTGCGGGACCTCGACCCCGACGAATGCCGGTCCCTGCTGTCCACGCACGGCGTGGGACGCGTCGCGGTCACGACATCGGACGGTCCGGCGGTGGTCCCGGTGAACTACGAGGTCGTCGACGACGCGATCGCGTTCCGGACCGCGCCGGGCTCGGTCCCGGCGGCGGCCGTGGGATCGGAGGTCGCCTTCGAGGTCGACCATGTGGACGAGGCCATGAGCCAGGGCTGGAGCGTGCTCGTCGTCGGACCCGCGCGGGCTGTCACCGATCCCGACGCGGTGCGCGAGTTGACCGATCACGCCCACACCACGCCCTGGGCAGGGGGCGAACGCGAGATGTGGGTGTCGATCCGGCCCACGCGCGTCACCGGACGGCGCATCACTCCGGCCGAGCAGTGA
- a CDS encoding DUF1876 domain-containing protein has product MAHTVEWKVRLHLFEDEGTTKARAVLNTGTTELTGHGAAHRNPADTEVPEIGDELAAGRAMHDLGRQLVGAAQRDIEGMGAGATEGWAPPETGWPMPEQQQG; this is encoded by the coding sequence ATGGCACATACCGTGGAATGGAAGGTTCGCCTCCACCTCTTCGAGGATGAGGGAACGACCAAGGCACGTGCGGTGCTGAACACCGGCACCACGGAGCTCACCGGGCACGGGGCCGCCCACCGTAACCCCGCGGACACGGAGGTTCCGGAGATCGGTGACGAACTGGCGGCGGGCAGGGCCATGCACGACCTCGGCCGGCAGCTGGTGGGTGCCGCGCAGCGTGACATCGAGGGCATGGGCGCCGGTGCGACCGAGGGGTGGGCTCCCCCGGAGACCGGCTGGCCGATGCCGGAGCAGCAACAAGGATGA
- a CDS encoding nicotinate phosphoribosyltransferase: MSSATTTDLYEVTMAMSYLREGMSGPATFSLFVRDLPPGRGFLVAAGLESSLDFLSGFRVGAEDVDAFASALHRPPRDLAPLLGTEFTGQVRAVPEGRIVLAGEPLLEVTAPLPQAQLVETYLLNQVSHQTTIASKAARCVLAAAGHPVVDFSLRRTHGPQAGYQAARLSGMVGFAGTSNVAAATAEGLPAVGTMAHSYIEAFGTEEAAFRAFARAHPGPLTLLVDTYDTEAGVRVAARVLRDLDQAARGPGSAVRLDSGDLGALASRARALLDAAGLPDVRIVASGGLDEYSVDDLVRSGAPIDVYAVGTRVGVSADAPYLDSAYKMVEYDGRPVMKLSSAKVTAPGAKQVFRRPGYADVIGLRDEPPPDGGLPLLEPVMRNGKRTAGRPDPAERDERYAADLAGLPPAARRIRAPVAPRAATSARLTALAAEVRRRIEGELLAAAADPRSHERSASGSQRSAPGRGGK; this comes from the coding sequence ATGTCCTCGGCGACGACCACTGATCTGTACGAGGTCACGATGGCGATGTCGTACCTGCGGGAGGGGATGAGCGGCCCGGCGACGTTCAGCCTGTTCGTCCGCGACCTGCCGCCGGGCCGGGGTTTCCTGGTGGCCGCGGGCCTGGAGTCGTCACTGGACTTCCTGTCCGGCTTCCGGGTCGGAGCCGAGGACGTCGACGCCTTCGCCTCGGCACTGCACCGGCCGCCACGCGACCTGGCCCCGCTGCTCGGAACGGAGTTCACCGGACAGGTGAGGGCGGTCCCGGAGGGGCGGATCGTGCTCGCCGGAGAGCCGCTGCTGGAGGTGACTGCTCCGCTTCCGCAGGCGCAGCTGGTCGAGACCTATCTGCTCAACCAGGTCAGCCACCAGACGACGATCGCCTCGAAGGCCGCACGGTGCGTTCTGGCAGCGGCAGGACATCCGGTGGTGGACTTCTCCCTGCGGCGTACCCACGGCCCCCAGGCGGGTTACCAGGCCGCCCGGCTGAGCGGGATGGTCGGCTTCGCCGGAACGAGCAACGTCGCCGCGGCCACCGCCGAGGGGCTGCCCGCCGTCGGCACGATGGCCCACTCCTACATCGAGGCGTTCGGGACGGAGGAGGCGGCCTTCCGCGCCTTCGCCCGCGCGCACCCCGGGCCGTTGACGCTCCTGGTCGACACCTACGACACCGAGGCAGGGGTCCGGGTCGCGGCGCGGGTGCTGCGAGACCTCGACCAGGCGGCCCGTGGGCCCGGCTCGGCCGTACGGCTGGACAGCGGCGACCTCGGAGCCCTGGCGTCACGGGCCCGCGCCCTCCTCGACGCGGCCGGACTGCCGGACGTACGGATCGTCGCCAGCGGCGGCCTCGACGAGTACTCCGTGGACGATCTGGTCCGCTCCGGAGCCCCCATCGACGTCTACGCCGTCGGCACCCGCGTCGGAGTCTCGGCCGACGCCCCGTACCTCGACTCCGCGTACAAGATGGTCGAGTACGACGGCCGGCCGGTGATGAAGCTCTCCTCGGCCAAAGTGACCGCCCCCGGGGCGAAGCAGGTGTTCCGCCGCCCCGGATACGCCGACGTGATCGGGCTCCGCGATGAGCCGCCCCCCGACGGGGGCCTGCCGTTGCTGGAGCCGGTGATGCGGAACGGGAAGCGCACCGCCGGGCGCCCCGATCCGGCGGAGCGGGACGAGAGATACGCCGCGGACCTGGCCGGGCTCCCTCCTGCGGCCCGCCGGATCCGGGCCCCCGTCGCGCCACGGGCGGCGACGTCCGCACGGCTGACCGCTCTCGCCGCCGAGGTCCGGCGCCGTATCGAGGGCGAGCTCCTGGCCGCGGCCGCGGACCCGCGAAGCCACGAGCGGAGTGCGTCCGGATCACAGAGGTCCGCACCGGGACGAGGAGGAAAGTGA
- a CDS encoding long-chain-fatty-acid--CoA ligase gives MTRSTRNVSGLLTRTASGHPARTAIVFGGDRISYAELDAASNRVANLLIERGVRPGEKVALSCTNSPQFTTIYFGILKAGAVVVPLNVLLKAREIAYHLNDCEATAYFAVEGSPELPIGREAWSAFQAAGRAAHFFLIGSGTLVDGVTPDQVHAAAVAGQPETSETVERADDDTAVILYTSGTTGQPKGAELRHRNVYDIARAGVQLFASDPATPDVYLCVLPLFHAFGQMVIQNGAIGFGGTLVLQARFSAREALDLMLDHAVTFFGGVPTMYWGLLEALDDSVDVARLAANLRIAVSGGSALPAKIHQEFKERFGVTILEGYGLSETAAIASFARYGEEPRVGSIGLPIAGVRMKLINDDWSDVADDPGAVGEIAIKGYNIMKGYYERPEATSEAIDQGWFRTGDLARKDADGFYFIVDRSKDMIIRGGFNVYPRELEEVLMEHPAVSLVAVIGVPHRSHGEEIKAVVVRKAGDRTTEAELTAWGKEQFAGYKYPRIVEFVDALPMTATGKILKRELS, from the coding sequence ATGACGCGTTCGACCCGGAACGTGTCCGGACTGCTGACCCGCACCGCGTCGGGACACCCCGCGCGCACGGCGATCGTCTTCGGTGGCGATCGGATCTCCTACGCGGAACTCGACGCGGCGTCGAACCGGGTGGCGAACCTGCTGATCGAGCGCGGCGTTCGCCCTGGCGAGAAGGTCGCCCTGTCCTGCACGAACAGCCCGCAGTTCACGACGATCTACTTCGGGATCCTCAAGGCCGGCGCGGTCGTCGTGCCGTTGAACGTGCTCCTCAAGGCGCGGGAGATCGCCTACCACCTCAACGACTGCGAAGCGACGGCGTACTTCGCCGTCGAAGGCAGTCCGGAGCTCCCGATCGGGCGCGAGGCATGGTCGGCCTTTCAGGCCGCCGGTCGGGCCGCTCACTTCTTCCTCATCGGCAGCGGTACGTTGGTGGACGGCGTCACCCCGGACCAGGTCCATGCCGCCGCTGTCGCCGGGCAGCCGGAGACGTCCGAGACGGTCGAGCGGGCCGACGACGACACCGCGGTCATCCTCTACACGTCCGGTACCACCGGGCAGCCCAAGGGCGCGGAACTCAGACACCGGAACGTGTACGACATCGCCCGAGCCGGTGTCCAGCTCTTCGCGTCGGACCCTGCGACGCCCGACGTCTACCTGTGCGTCCTTCCGCTCTTCCACGCCTTCGGCCAGATGGTCATCCAGAACGGCGCCATCGGGTTCGGCGGCACACTCGTCCTGCAGGCGAGGTTCTCCGCCCGAGAGGCGCTGGATCTCATGCTCGACCATGCCGTGACGTTCTTCGGCGGCGTACCGACCATGTACTGGGGCCTGCTCGAGGCACTCGACGACAGCGTCGACGTCGCCCGGCTGGCCGCCAACCTGCGCATCGCCGTGTCGGGTGGTTCCGCGCTGCCCGCGAAGATCCATCAAGAGTTCAAGGAACGTTTCGGTGTGACGATCCTCGAGGGCTACGGGCTCTCGGAGACGGCGGCGATCGCGTCGTTCGCCAGGTACGGCGAGGAGCCCCGCGTCGGATCGATCGGCCTGCCCATCGCCGGGGTCCGGATGAAGCTCATCAACGATGACTGGTCGGACGTGGCAGACGACCCCGGCGCGGTCGGGGAGATCGCGATCAAGGGCTACAACATCATGAAGGGCTACTACGAGCGCCCCGAGGCCACCTCGGAGGCCATCGACCAGGGATGGTTCCGCACCGGAGATCTGGCTCGCAAGGACGCCGACGGCTTCTACTTCATCGTCGACCGGTCCAAGGACATGATCATTCGCGGCGGGTTCAACGTCTACCCGCGCGAGCTCGAGGAGGTGCTCATGGAGCACCCCGCGGTCTCCTTGGTCGCCGTCATCGGAGTTCCGCACCGGAGTCACGGGGAAGAGATCAAGGCCGTCGTCGTCAGGAAGGCCGGCGACCGTACGACTGAGGCCGAGCTGACAGCCTGGGGAAAAGAGCAATTCGCAGGCTACAAGTACCCGCGCATCGTCGAGTTCGTCGACGCCCTGCCCATGACCGCCACCGGGAAGATCCTCAAGCGCGAACTGTCCTAG
- a CDS encoding universal stress protein, with the protein MTLPLVVGVDGSESSLRAVDWAADEATRHGLPLRVVYASLWERYEGSRPSFTTDRPSEEIMAEHIAASCAERAQLRSPELKVSGEVLPDDAVSALLHAGQESSALVTGSRGRGEIAGLLLGSVSLAVAARAVCPVIVVRGGEQNRQGSFGRVVVGVGGPAEGSAAVRFAVREAEARGCALHAVRAWRRPAHEHVDHPLVADDAARANEERASTFLTDALRDAVRQQPRVDVHRQSVEGPAHKVLLEASADADLMVVGALRRHGHPGLQLGRVAHTLLHHADCPVAVVPQRA; encoded by the coding sequence ATGACGCTCCCCTTGGTCGTGGGTGTCGACGGTTCGGAGTCCAGCCTGCGGGCTGTGGACTGGGCGGCGGACGAGGCGACGCGCCACGGGCTACCGCTACGGGTTGTCTACGCCTCCTTGTGGGAGCGCTACGAAGGAAGCCGCCCTTCCTTCACCACCGACCGCCCGTCCGAAGAGATCATGGCGGAGCACATCGCCGCGTCCTGCGCGGAACGCGCCCAGCTCCGCAGCCCGGAGCTGAAGGTGTCGGGCGAGGTGCTGCCCGACGACGCCGTGTCCGCGCTGCTGCACGCGGGCCAGGAATCCTCCGCCCTGGTCACGGGCTCCCGCGGCCGCGGCGAGATCGCCGGGCTGCTGCTGGGGTCGGTGAGTCTCGCGGTGGCCGCCAGAGCGGTCTGCCCGGTCATCGTGGTCCGCGGCGGGGAACAGAACCGGCAGGGCTCCTTCGGCCGCGTCGTGGTCGGCGTGGGCGGCCCCGCCGAGGGCTCGGCCGCCGTACGGTTCGCCGTCCGCGAGGCCGAGGCGCGCGGTTGCGCGTTGCATGCCGTACGGGCCTGGCGCCGTCCCGCTCATGAGCACGTGGACCACCCTCTGGTCGCGGACGACGCCGCCCGTGCGAACGAGGAACGGGCCTCCACCTTCCTCACCGACGCCCTCCGCGACGCCGTACGGCAACAGCCCCGGGTCGACGTGCACCGCCAATCGGTGGAGGGCCCCGCCCACAAGGTCCTTCTGGAGGCGTCGGCCGACGCCGACCTGATGGTCGTCGGTGCGCTCAGGCGGCACGGCCATCCCGGTCTGCAACTCGGCAGGGTCGCCCACACGCTGCTGCATCACGCGGACTGCCCGGTGGCGGTCGTCCCGCAGCGCGCCTGA
- a CDS encoding cyclic nucleotide-binding domain-containing protein: MTEEHRELLMSVAREVSFGTGDRIFDEGGQADRFWIIHTGTVALDLHVPGRRAAIIETLGAGKLLGWSWLVPPHHWHLGAEAASPVRAYEFDAATVRAMCAKDPVLDHELCTYVVGVLARRLRSSRERLLDLYAPHGAGEMP; the protein is encoded by the coding sequence ATGACCGAGGAACATCGCGAGCTGCTCATGTCGGTCGCTCGGGAGGTGTCGTTCGGGACGGGCGATCGCATCTTCGACGAAGGCGGCCAGGCCGACCGCTTCTGGATCATCCACACGGGCACGGTCGCCCTGGACCTGCATGTGCCCGGCCGACGCGCGGCGATCATCGAGACCCTCGGCGCCGGGAAACTGCTGGGCTGGTCCTGGCTGGTTCCTCCCCATCACTGGCACCTGGGAGCCGAGGCCGCCAGCCCGGTGCGCGCCTACGAGTTCGACGCGGCGACCGTTCGTGCGATGTGCGCGAAGGACCCTGTGCTGGATCACGAGCTGTGCACCTACGTCGTCGGCGTGCTCGCACGCCGGCTCAGGTCCTCCCGGGAACGGCTGCTCGACCTGTACGCGCCCCACGGCGCGGGCGAAATGCCCTGA